A single window of bacterium DNA harbors:
- the amrB gene encoding AmmeMemoRadiSam system protein B, protein MKRYLWLFLGLCFICSCEQKVSKEMSEAVEVSGTSSAPDTKLTKKEGKKMESKVIRGPVVAGMFYPGDKAVLREDVDDFLANVEPEKGIERVLAVLVPHAGYTYSGQVAAYSFKQLKGRDIKRVILVGPSHHVAFSGISIEPEGAYETPLGLVPIDEGLAEEWMGESEEVRFYPPAHVKEHALEVELPFLQRILTDFSILPVIIGSHSYETAVTLSRLLVKALSDKQTVLVVSADLSHYHPYGEAVRLDRAGLEAIENLDVETFANRVNKGETEIDAPGAIMAMILTANSMAPTQVKLLKYANSGDVTGDRSRGVVGYAALMITKRPAQTEEKADDQAKADENLQEDLLKLARHTIETYVREGQMPPFEAKGNQELLEHRGAFVTIHKHGQLRGCIGYIEPIYPLYKAIMQAAVSAATRDHRFPPLSPDELSEIDLEISILTPPKRISDVNEIKVGRDGLIMKKGHYQGLLLPQVATEYNWDRETFLEHTCLKAGLPKDSWKDKGVEIYTFMAQVLGEKP, encoded by the coding sequence ATGAAGCGTTATCTTTGGTTGTTTCTTGGATTGTGTTTTATCTGTTCTTGTGAACAAAAGGTTTCTAAAGAAATGTCTGAGGCAGTTGAGGTCTCCGGGACTTCGAGTGCCCCTGATACTAAATTGACTAAAAAGGAGGGAAAGAAAATGGAATCTAAGGTGATCAGAGGTCCGGTGGTGGCCGGAATGTTTTACCCCGGGGATAAAGCAGTTCTTAGAGAGGATGTAGATGACTTCCTGGCAAATGTGGAGCCGGAAAAGGGGATAGAGAGGGTCCTGGCGGTATTGGTTCCCCACGCCGGATACACCTACTCCGGTCAGGTAGCGGCTTACTCCTTTAAACAACTTAAGGGAAGAGACATCAAGCGGGTGATACTGGTAGGTCCCAGCCATCACGTGGCCTTCAGTGGTATTTCAATCGAGCCTGAGGGGGCTTATGAAACACCCCTGGGCCTGGTCCCCATAGACGAAGGCCTGGCTGAAGAGTGGATGGGAGAGTCTGAAGAGGTCCGTTTCTATCCCCCGGCCCATGTTAAAGAACATGCCTTAGAGGTTGAGCTGCCCTTTCTGCAGAGGATATTAACAGACTTTTCCATCTTGCCGGTTATCATAGGTAGTCACTCTTACGAGACAGCCGTGACCTTAAGCCGGCTTCTGGTAAAAGCCCTGTCTGATAAACAGACTGTTCTGGTGGTCAGCGCTGATCTGTCCCACTACCACCCTTATGGTGAAGCCGTCAGGTTGGATCGGGCCGGTCTGGAGGCCATAGAGAACCTTGATGTAGAAACCTTTGCCAACCGGGTAAACAAAGGAGAGACAGAGATAGATGCCCCAGGGGCCATTATGGCCATGATACTGACGGCCAATTCTATGGCCCCCACTCAAGTTAAGCTCTTGAAATATGCCAATTCAGGAGATGTAACCGGTGACCGGTCGCGGGGGGTAGTAGGCTACGCCGCCCTAATGATAACTAAAAGGCCAGCTCAAACTGAAGAGAAGGCAGACGACCAAGCCAAAGCAGATGAAAATCTTCAGGAAGATTTGCTCAAGTTGGCCAGGCACACTATTGAGACTTATGTCCGGGAGGGCCAAATGCCACCCTTTGAAGCAAAAGGCAACCAAGAACTCCTTGAACACCGGGGCGCCTTTGTTACCATCCACAAGCACGGCCAACTCCGGGGATGCATCGGCTATATTGAGCCGATATATCCCCTCTACAAGGCCATTATGCAAGCGGCTGTCTCGGCGGCTACCAGGGATCACCGCTTCCCCCCTCTTTCTCCTGATGAGCTTTCGGAGATTGACCTGGAGATTTCAATCCTTACTCCACCCAAACGGATTTCAGATGTTAATGAAATCAAGGTAGGTCGAGATGGTCTCATTATGAAGAAGGGCCATTATCAAGGTTTGCTCCTTCCTCAGGTAGCCACCGAATACAACTGGGACAGAGAAACCTTCCTGGAACATACCTGTCTAAAAGCCGGTCTTCCCAAGGATAGCTGGAAGGATAAAGGCGTCGAAATCTATACCTTTATGGCTCAGGTTCTTGGAGAGAAACCCTGA
- a CDS encoding AraC family transcriptional regulator produces MLDARYWMLDTRCWMLDARCSMLDTGCSILDAGCSMLDARYSILDARYSMLDARCSILDTRYSMLDARCSMLDAGCSMLEHRASAYCFLRQKLNSLAERVVTPRR; encoded by the coding sequence ATGCTCGATGCTCGATACTGGATGCTCGATACTCGATGCTGGATGCTCGATGCTCGATGCTCGATGCTCGATACTGGATGCTCGATACTCGATGCTGGATGCTCGATGCTCGATGCTCGATACTCGATACTGGATGCTCGATACTCGATGCTGGATGCTCGATGCTCGATACTCGATACCCGATACTCGATGCTGGATGCTCGATGCTCGATGCTGGATGCTGGATGCTCGATGCTCGAGCATCGAGCATCGGCCTACTGTTTCCTAAGGCAAAAGTTAAACTCTTTGGCGGAAAGGGTGGTTACTCCCAGACGATGA